The genomic DNA TTTCGTATTTTCATCTTTCGCGTAAACACGATCAACCACGAGTCGATCCCGTGTCAAAacgtttcccttttcttttcttcgcttcCGCCATGTATTGCCTTTCTCTACACATACTCGCAGACTCACCCCTTTCGGGCgcttaaagaaataaataaagagaaagTGGCACGTGGTATGTAGGAAAATTCAATCTCTCAACTCACGGTCAAACTATTTATTGGACTTATACGAAGTACATACAGAaggaaaatagaaggaaatatACTCACTGATAGAGTTGAAAGGTCTTCGGACTGGCGTTTACCGAAGCAGCTATCGGACCTATAGTAGCTACGGCGGCTTCCAAAGCTTTCTCGTCGCGCGCCGGTAAGACAGCCCACGAGGTGATGTTGACCACGCTCAAGTCCTCTTGAAAACGGCATCGACCTTGCTGTTTCAAACGCGGGTCAAtcctttcaattttctattatattattcTATGTATATTGCATATACGGTATCGAGCATTTTCATTTCCGAGAAAAAAGATTCTATTCAACTGTTCGATTTATTTGCGTAACGTTTGTTGACGCTTGCCAGTTCTCCGTGTATACGTTTTGCAGCAACATTTTTTCATTACATCAGCTATAAACGTGTACTCGAAGATAAGCATTCGAAGATAAGCGTTACGAAATACACGAGTAAAGAGGGAGAGCACTAATGGAAATGGGAAATGGGAAATGGGAAATGGGAAATCGGAAATCGGAATGCAAAGCAGCTTTGCTGCTACATGTTCGCGTCAGAGACGAGCTTCAAAAACGTTACACGACCGGAAAATCAATGAAAATCGAGCAAAACCGCATACTTTTCCTTTATACGGATAATGAGCTTGACTCATTAATCCTTTTGCCTTCTCCAAATATCTCAATGTATTTCTCAGGGATCCACCAGAACAGCCTAAATTTCCCGTAGATGTGCTACAGTCGATCAACTGTTGTTCGCTCAATGGGATCAGAATGCCggttttcttaaaaatttgtcCTTGAATGCTACCAGCTATCGAATAGGCGTAGCAACTTCCGCAGTCCCTTTGATTTTCCGGTCGGGTAAGAAAGCCTATATCGCGCCAGTCGAATTGCAATGGGACGCGTCGAGGATCGTGCAGTACCGCTCCCACCATGTCTTTCGTCGACACCCGACGCTTACGACTAGGCATCAGTTTCACCTATTAACAAGATCAAACACAATCCATGAAAATAATCGGttcgataattatgtttccCTACGTTTCTCTACGAACCATCTCTCGGATATATTGTCTGGTAGCGAGATCGGCCATGTGATTGTCTCTCAAAGTGTAACTGTGATGACCCGCTGCGGCCATCATGTTGTGTTTGTAGATCGTTACTAGATTCTCCTCCCAAGTCGTCCTTCGGTCGTTCTCTTCGCTTCCGGAGTAACTTTTATTGTAACGAGCCTATTGAAAAGTCATTGAAAAGTCATTGAAAAGTCATTGAAAAACATATCATGTTGTATCTAACGTTTACCGTACCTTGTAAGAGTTCCAGTATTCGTCCAGTTTCGCTGATATTTCTGGCGGGAAGCGTTGCTCCTTGCCAAACACTCGACGACTGCCACCAATACTCCATATCGTTATTAAAACAGTGGCAAATTTATAAAATCTAATACACATTGTGGATGAAATCGAATCGAGTCGACGTCGATTAGAACAACGAATAGCCTTCGTTTCAGACCTTAACGATTCATCGACTGATTCGAATAGTCGTTACTTCGATTCCATTTGGTTAAGTTACCGCTGAAAGTCGTCCATCGTTAACATTTTTCACGCTGTTTGTCAGCAATTTTACGAATTTCGTAAACTTTCAACGTTTTCTGTATTCCTCGAGCTTTGCGTAACAACAATTACGGCACTCTTGTACGATACGTATACCTGCCGACAAATATAAGTTTCTGCAGTTTCTCTTTCAGTTTACTATAATTACAGCTGATAATTCCTCATAAGCGATAATGTTACTTGGTTTTAGTTTCGTTTAGATATGTTTTACCTTTGAAGCCAGAGGTACGAAACGTCTTTTCACGAAACGACGAAAAATAAAGCCAACAGTTTCGTGAAATATAGGAATAGGAATATTTAGATAGCCGCGTGAAATGAAGTTACATGAAAAGGGTTAAAGCGTTAGTCGCGAGATGGCAGCATCAGTACATAAGGAATCGCGGCAGACTCGAAAAGAAGAGAGTTTGCGTATTTTTGCTTTTCGTACTGTCGTGCTTTCGTGTTTGAATGATCTTAATGATCACGTACGTGGTGGTGAAATTTTGTTTCGGTTGTTCACTCGATCATCGGTCTAACGATCGTCTTCTGTTTACCAGCTTTCTTGGACGTGACGATGGTGATAACGAGCAGAAGATGACTGATGTTTTTTATCCTCCCCATGAACTACAGGTCGGGCATCGGGCATTTAACAGCAAACAGCGAACTGTAGACAAGCTAACCGGCAAGCAGCGCGGTTGATCGAGAATCTCGAGAGAGAAATGAGGAGAGATAAAAAAAGAGTAAGAGAGAGTGAGCAGGCGAGCGAGCGATTTCCCCGCTGGCTGTAAGCTAAACCCAAGCAGCCGGTTTGTATTGTAGTTGTTGCTGGACTGGCgatcgtctcgtctcgtctcgtctcgtctcgtctcgtctgtcgcgtcgtcgcgtcggttcgacGATTATTGCTCGACACGCGTTCGTCTCGTCTCGGCTCGTGTCAGTGGGGAGGCGCCACGCTAGAAAGCAGAACTCGAGATCTGGGATCGTCGTTTCGGTGTCTCGATGTCTCGGTAATCGCGGTCGTTCGTCGCGGTCCGGAAAAGAATCCAAGGTCCGATTTGTTGGCGACAAGTGGCGTCGCGACGGCTCAGTCCGCGCTGCGTCGCGCTGCACCTTTTCTACGGTATCGCAAACGGCAGAATGGACGAATCCGGGATCGACATGGGTTTCGATCTAGCGGCTCTGACAGCTGATCTGGAGCATCGGGAGGCAAGTTTACGCGACTATCGATGCTTCAACAAAGCAAACGGAGTTCCAGCAATCGGTCAATCGGATAATGTAAACGAGATCGAGACCGAGAACGAAAACGGAAATGGGAACGGAACCGGAACCGGAACTGGAACTGAAACCGACCAACACGACTGGGAACAGGCTCTTTCATTTTTGTCGTCGCCGTTGCAAGACATCATGTACTACGAGTTGAAGAGCCGAACACCGAATACCGCCAGGTACGTGATTGGCTGCGTTGAAAAACACTTTGACGCAACTCGGAACGATTTTCAACGATATCTGCATACGAACGACTTTACCATATAATCGAGCATCTCCGTGCACACTCTGTCGACGACGGGTGTAGATCTAGGTGTAGTTGTAAGTAAATAAGtacaagtaagtaagtaagcaAGTTGTACATAGTACGTTCCTCGTTTGACCTCTTCTTGGCACATTCTTGTCACCGTTCGGTTCGAGTCGGCTCTGCTCGATTCTCCTCGATTCTCCTCGATTCCGCtcggctcgactcggctcgtCTTCGGTTCTACCTTCCAATTCGCGTCGAATCCCTCTCACTCTCGCTTTCGCTCTCGCTCTCcctcgatctcgatctcgatctcgatctcgatctcgatctcgatcttAATTGAAGCAAAATTAATCTGAAATGAAAACACAGCCGAGTGGAAGGTTCGACATTTTCCACGAAATCCGAAAAAGAGCAGATCCGCTCTTTTCGAATTATCTCTTTGATATGTATACCGTTTTGCTGTACGTACCTTTGCGCTGATCGAACCTTTGTTACGACTCGAAAAGTCGCGAGCAGCGAACGAGAAGAGCCAACGTAATTGGCGCGAATAGGCGAATGCGCAAAAGTTGCACGAATGTTGCGCGCGTGCAATGTCAAAAACGGCTGGGATAGAAATGCATCCAGGTTTAGAAGccgaaacgtcgcgtcgcgtcgcgtcggttttcGTCTCTGACAGGCTGCTCGGCGTCGATGATGTTTGCGACAAAAAGAATTCGCGATATTTGCCTTTAGTGTCACCGCGTTACGGCTAAAAATTTCCATCTTTTCCGGAGAGGATATGCAACGGATATTGAAAAAAGTGTGGCGAATCGTTGAATTGGAGGATTTGATATCGCTGCTGAATCGGATAACTAAACGGTCTGACTCGTtttttaaacgattcgacgGCTATCATTGAGACGTTGTTGCCTGAAACGACAACAAGATCGTTTCGTCGGGTCGTAATCAAAAGTAAAAGTGGAAACGGCTTCGGTGCCGGTGACAGTGAGTGAATTGACGTCGGTCTCGGTCTCGGCATCGGCATCGGCACCGGGTTCGGCGTCAATGCCATTGCCGACCACACAGTTATCCTCGTCGTTCGGTTCGCTTCCGTTATCGCGACTTTATGGTCAAGCGAAGAACTTGTTGTCGTACGCGTGCCCAGCGCGTACGAAGATTGGATGGTCAACCGACAGCGGGAGCGGGAGCGGGAGCGGGAGCGGGAGCGGATGCGGAGGCGGAGGTATCGCTGGAGCAGCTTCGACCACCGTTCCGGATCGtcgagaggaagagaaagagaaagagaaagagcaacGAGAGCAACGCGTCCGCGTACACATCGGTATCGACGACGATCTCCGCACGATCCTCGAAATGGATCCGTCGATCGTCGATGGAATGGCTGCCATGGCGCCGTTACCCTTGTCCAATGGTTCTCGCAGCAATGACCACGTTGCGTTCGCACGCCCGTTACGCCCCATTCGCCCGCAAGGCTGGTACAGAACTGTTAGAACGGTTCGAAGTTTGCCCGATGCGTTTTACCCAGTTCCCCAATTTCACCCTCTGattccttcccttcccttcccttcccgtCGCGTCGCCCGATTCTCAATCTCGATCGAACGCGTCCGTACATTTTCTTTTACCGCCCTGCCTTAGCTCCTCTTCTCGACCGTAAACATTACGTCTAAATATAAGTACGGCCTTGGTTGTTGCGCGCAAAAAGATCTTTCGTAAATCTCGCGAGGAATTTTCTCGTTGCTGTCTCGCGGTTTACCAGCTATCGAAACGTCTTGCCCTCAACTATTTTTCCAAAAGGAAACTTTTCCCCGATTTTTAGAACATAATTAGAATGAAAGTGGATGGAACGGGATAAAAAGACGATAAAGTGGAAAAAGTAGGGATAGGTGGAAGAAGCGCGTCGGTTTTGTATCGAAGGCTAGCTTACGTAATTCGCGAAGATCGTATAGGAAGGCGTGTATGTACATAGGTACATAttatattgtacatacatataatacatACACGAAATGGACGAGGCTGAACATAgaagaaataaacgaaagaaggaaGTAAGAAAGTAAGGAAGGAAGATAGGATCTGAATCGGAACGCGATTCAGAGGATAAGAATCGAATCTCGATCGAAATTGCACAATCTCTCTATTTTAGTTTTCTTATGGCCATTAATTGGCCCTCTTCCCAATTCGGTAATACCAATTTTGCGTGTCCCGTTAACGCTTATCGCCGTTCAACGAACGCCCTCCGCGATCCTAGTACAATTTCGAAACCTTTACGTTTGTCCGTTTGCGAAAACAAGAGAAGAAACGTTACGCGGAAGCAACCGTCGGATAAGGCGAAAGGAATCGAAAATTTCCAGACCGAAAAAATAGCAATGCGGTGgttaaagttaaaaataaattgaaacgcgTATCGATCGAGTGGCGTGAAATaaagaaaggaggaaaaaatGGGAAAAATTTCGGTGATTTTCGATGATTTTCGATTATTTTcgattattttgtttttcagtCCACCGACGTTCAAGACCGCAACGCCCACTTCTCGCACCCAATTGAAGCTCCAGCTGATGCGAGAACAGCTGCAGGAGCAGGAGAGGCGAGAGGCAGAATTTCGTCAGAGTTTGCAGCAACAGAGACCAGCAGCTGCCCCTCCAAGACCTGTACCTACCGCATCCTTGTCGACCATCGGGGTGGATGTGCCGCCGCAAGTCTTGCAAgtacattcttttcttttacctATCTTTTTACTCTCTATTCCTTTGCTTCTCCTCTCTTCTGGCACTTGGTTGAGAAGAAGCCTGCGTAAGCGATAACTGATCGCGAGACGCGCGAGTGCGATAAAAAATGCTGACCCATCGAAACGAAACTAACATTAGATAGGCGTTTTGAAAGGAACGAGGTACATACTGgaagaaaatttcttcaaaGTGAAATTCCTTATCCTTGGTTAAAAGTACATATTACATATTACATATTACATATTACATAttacatattacatattatgtagaAATGTACGCTAAGCCTATCTGTTAGTTTTTCCAAGTTTTGACAACGTGCTACATATATAGGTATCTACTTGCTGTGCAACGCGTTTATTGTTTATAGGTACGTACGCTCCTGGAAAACCCGACTCGTTACCACGTTGTACAAAAGCAAAAGAACCAAGTGCGGCAGTATCTTCACGAATCGTTTCGCGGTGGTAGCGAAGATattgaaaacgaaaacgaaaacgaaaacgaaaacgaaaacgaaaacgtttTTCGTGGAAACTCTGTCCAAGTTACGCCACCATCCGTGCCAATGGTCGTTCAGAGTGCACCACCGGGGCCAACGGTGCAtcatccgaagccgcagcatCCTCATTTGGCCTCCTATCCACACGCTCCGACCGCGACGATTTTGTCGCACGGTAATCCGGTCGCGGCCAGTCCAGACCCGACGACCGGTGCTATGTCACCAGGACTTTCCAGCGTCGCAACTAGCAACTCTGAGgtatttatctttcttttttactttattttaaatttattttattttaacttaacttaacttaactttATTCGAACTATCTCTGATATAATTCACTGTATCAGAGTATTTTCACCAGTGATCGTTGCGCGACCGACTACATACATAGGTATACATACCTACATATCGGTTACGGTTAGACAATTCGAAATCGTAATTGCGAGCGCACTTGGTAGTCAAATGGTAAAGCGAATCGATCGGTTTCTTTCTCCTTACGATTAGtattcgcgtcgcgtcgcgtcgcgtcgcgtcgcgttgctTTGCAAAGTCCCCAAAGAAGGGACAATATTGTTTCGTAGTCCAACCAATTTTCGATCCCCTCTTTTCACGCGAGCTAATTGACTTTCGATCTTTGGGGTAAAATTACCGTTCgcaacgttcgcgacgttcgcgacgttcgcgacgttcgcgacgttcgcacCAGGCGCACCTGTTAACCAGTAACCGTGAAACTCAGTCAACTTGCTTCCTCGTACGTACGAGCAATCGTAACAAGACTGGAATTTTCAACGGATTAACTTATCCGTTTTACGTtcgtgaaataaatgaaaagtagTATGTACCTACTACTGTACATACGTCTGGTTGACTAACAGGTCAACCTGTTGCTGCGAAAACTTGAACGACGATGTGAAATGACGCAACCAGACCCGACGTCGAACAGAGAAGAGACGAAACGAAATGAtaacagaaaaagaagaagagaaagagaaagagcagAAAGTCGAACGAgtacatatgtatttacataCACAAGTTCGTCGGTAGAGATAGTAGAGTGCGCGGTTGTTAAATATGTAACGAGAATGATCGGAGAAGGGCGGAGGTGGAGAAGCGGGAGAAGTAGGAGCCGATAGCGGCAGAACGACAGAACGGTAGAACGGCAGAATGGCAGAACGGCAGAACGGCAGGGCGGCAGGCGTGGGGCATTGTGTGGAGTTTGTGGCGCGTGGCGCGTGGCGCGGGTTCGAGCAGTCTGTATGTAGTACCAAAACGAACCGATCAGCGGTGGAGGTTCGGTCGAACGCGGGAGTAAACTTGCCCGAAGCGTCGTTCGTGTCGTTCGTGTCGTCGTTCGTGTCGTCGTTCGTGTCGTTAGTTGGGCGTTCCTTTGCTCGTCAAGCACGGCTTTTCCGCGTCTGTTTGCTCGCTTTATCAATTCATCGTGACTAGGAGACGCGCGACGTTTTACACCGAACGAACAGAGTCGAACGAATTGAAACGAATTGGAAGCAATTGGAAGATATTGGAAGGGGAGGTAGAAGGGTgtgtgaaagaaaagaaaactttttCAAAGGAAAGATCGTCGAATGGAtccgaaatttatttatttcacgaaATATCATAAGATCGCGGATACGGTACGgtacggcgcggcgcggcggcaaCACCCACTTTGAACACATTTGCCGCCGGCCTACCGTTTTTAAGATCTAAGACACTCGTCTATCGATAAAAACTTGGAAACCGTAGGAAtaaaacgagagagagagagagagagagagagagagagagagtacgCACGCGCAAAGCAGACTTTTCGATAGTGGTTTTAACTTTATCGGTTTTTTCAATTCGTGACGATATAACACCGATCGcttcgacgcgtcgcgtcgcgtcgcgtcgtgtacTTTTCACCACTAATTTCCAGTTATCTCGGAATAAATTTCGTGTGTTCGCCAGTTTGCCGGTCCTTCTTTCGATTCTAACGCTTCCTCCGTTTAACTCGCAGCGCTTTCCCTCCGCGCCTCGCCAAGATCGAGAGATACGTTATTGGGTAACCGCAACCTTGAGGTGTGCTTAATCGTAGGTAGTCGCGGCAGAGGAGGTGCGGTAGTACAAAGAGAAAACGCAAGGTTGCCAGGAACTCGCGTGTCATCGACGAATTGCAGTAGCCGAAAAAATGCATTCGTTTCTCTATTCCAAGTTCGAAGTGATCACGCTCACTTTTTTAACGCTCTCCTCGTCGTTATCCTGACGAGAATCGAATCGCCTCGATACTCGACcatcttcttcgtttcttttcgaTTTCTTCTCGATTTATTCGCTAGCTCTACCGTCGTCTTCCCGATACTATATTCGATTCGGTTCTTCACTGTTCTTTCTCCGAGTCGAACAACCGAGGATCGTTTGCGCAACGTTGCTAAAATCGCGCCTCGAGCCTCGAGCCTCGAGGGCCAACAAAGTCGAACGACAAACAAAAGACGGCAACTTTGCCACGCCACGCTGCGCCGCCGCGATTCAACAGAAAGATTCGCGCGTTTTTCGCCACGGTCTTTCGACTGAAATCAGGTGGGAAGCTGTTGATCACCTTTCACGACCACTTTGGACGCAATTGAAATATCGTACGCTATCTTCATCAGTCAACGAGAAAAGTTCACCCCTTGTTTTCCGATCGTTTCCGTTCTGCACGATCCTCGTTTCTGCATCGTTCTACACGCGAACGCTTGCATGCGTGCGCTCTCGATCGCTAACCAATCCCATCGAGACTACGCGGCTGACACGCACAGACCTTCTTCTTGTTTCGCCACAGGCTGCCATTTGTCAGCAACAAGATGCCAGTATTCAATATAATCGCTCGAAGGTGTAAGGTGAGTTTCAGTCTGCTCCTTTACCCATCACCACCACCAAGCTTAATTCTTTTATGTCCTTTTATGTACTCGTATGTACTTGACAAAGATGTACGAGGAATCCAATCGACGACGTCGATCTATCGCTCGAACGAACCTTGCTCCACGCGATTCTCTTATCACCTTCTTTGTTTCTCGAACGCGGAACGTTTGCGCGACTATAACTTACCACCACGCTTCTACCTGTGAACACGATAAAGAGATGCGTGCATTATACCTACGCGAATGCTGACGCGTTCTCCTAGGAACCGGATATTCTAACGAACAGCATTCCTTGTTTACAGAACCATTTACTCGCGTAATCGCATCCGATCACGAACAACTATCAAGCAACCATCTATCTACCACGAATCTACCACGAATCTATCACGAGGCTACGCGTTCTTCCGTCACTGAAAATTCCAGCGAGGCCGCGTGTCGATGTCTCGCCGTTTCCAATTTGCTGATCGATGCACGCTACTTACTACTTACCGTTCCTTCCAATCATCAGATGATCGCGATAACTTTTTATCTCGCCACAAGAACCAACGATGACGGCGATGACGATTCGAACGTTAAGAAATCTATACGGAAGCATTTCGTAAGGAATATGTACATTGCACCGAGCTACATTGCAATTCCTCGATCGTTTTTCAATAGGtagtcaattaattaatttcccatCGAAACTTTTCTATTTTCGATGGTAATTTTATTAGCTGCCAATATCGGCCAGCTAATTAGATATTCTCCCGACGTGTCTCCTCCTTCTCTAAGTAGTGTTTTGAAATTTAAGTAAGACCACTTTGACTACGCGCAACCATTCATTTCGCAAGCACCGATCACATCAGCAACACCACGCGTCGAAACGCGATTTCCTCTCCTCTCATTTTCGCGCGCTGCTGTCATTCGTGACAACAAGTTCTACCTATCGACGTCTCGTCAACGATTGCCGTGAAACAACCCAGATGATCGAGCAAGAGGAACGGATCTCGGTCGCGTTAAATCCATCGAATTGACTACGAAGCTTCAAGTAAAAGCACGATCGGAACGTTGCAAAATCGATTTCGGAGTCGAtaaacgcgaacgcgaacgcgaatcGATTGCCTTTCAGCGATAAATCACTAATACTCGTTTAACTCTGCGTTTCACCTTTCGCTTctacttcttctacttcttctacttcttctacttctttagCTACTTCCTTCGCTTTCTTTCTTACACCTACAATCTACTTTTCTTAATTCTATCGCGTCGTCGTTGTCCGTGCACGACTCGCTATCGATGCGCCTTCTTCCATGGACAGACGTCGGTTATTATTGTTATGTAATTTTTACGTAAGTTATCCATAAGCCGTAAGCAAGCCGTAAGCCGTAAGCCGTAAGCCGTAACCCATAAGAGCTACGTTGCGCTACATAAACATGCGCGATTTGAAATTTGAAGCGTTAACGCGCGATCTTGCCTGAATTTTCTCCTCTGCTTCCTTTGCGTCCGCCGCGCTGCAACCTTTATCTATTCTCCTTCTCCTACATATTTATTCGCGTAACCATTTCATCTTCGCTAGTCCTCTCATTTCCATTGCTTTTTTTCTATCCTAAATCGACGACCCGGTCGATTCGTTTTtaggatattttagaaaattttagaaaattttagatAATATTCGGTCGAGAGCGCAGCGAACGCAGCTTCGGTAATGTCGCTGACGATGAGATTAACGGCAAGAGATTAACGTTACGTTATGTGCTCGTGATGTAATCGTGATGTAATCGTGatcggaaaaaaagaaaaaaaatagaaaaatggttATCGCATTAAATCGGTCTGATTACAGGCGGAGGACCTGCTGGACGATATTTTATCGTTCGAAGCTGGATCCTTGGGTGATAATCTTAAGGATAGTCAAACTGGAAGTCTGAGCAACATTCCGGAACTGCAAATCAAACCGGAACCTTTATTGCTTACCGAGGCCGAGATACACGCCCTTGCCaaagacagacaaaaaaaagatAATCATAATATGAGTAAGTTATCGGTCCTACATTTGTCTCTCGCGTGACATTTGTCTTTTGCTCGGCAAACTAGGAAATTCAAATAATGAAAACATTCGCATCAAGCATCGAtcaagaaagaaaaacgaacgaGAATACCTAATTGTAATAGGTATTTTGTTAACTTGCAATTATGAATTTCAGTCGAGAGACGACGGCGATTCAACATCAATGACAGAATCAAAGAGCTTGGTACCCTCTTACCTAAAACGAACGATCCGTAAGTACACTTGATAGATTTCTAGTTTTAAGAGTATACATGGTATACCTACTAGGTATCGAATACCTGTTTCAAACAACGTTTCAGCTGATCCTTGAGTTATTTTCTCTAACTACTCTAACCGAAGAGAAATCGATAGAAGAAAACCGTACAAGAGAAGTTACGAGGAGCCGGATTTCTTTCTTGAAACTCGTTCAATTTCAAGATCGCGATGTTCGATGTTACATAACGTTCGTGAAAAAGGAGCAAGGAGGCGCGTACTCTCGTATCGTTTCAGTGGTAAAGAACAAACGAGACAAGCGGCGAGATATCGCGTTGCCGATAACGAAACGAATCTCGGTCTAACGACAACGGTAAACACACCGACACGACGATACGACGATACGACGACACGACGATTCGACCTCCTATCCACATATGTACCTCATTCCGTTTCTATTCTCATGTATGCATAAAATGTGTTAAATTGTTCGAGTAAACGAACGATTAACAAACACGGGAatacgcgaacgcgaacgcgaacgcgaacgcgaacgcgacCCTCGAAGAACACAGAAGAGGGGAATAGGTAAAATATTGTACGTAACAATGACTCGTTGTTGCAGGTATTACGAAATCGTTCGAGACGTCAGACCGAATAAGGGCACGATCCTAAAATCCTCGGTCGAGTACATAAAGCTGTTAAAAAACGAGTTGACCAGGATGAAACAAAACGAATTGAGGCACAAACAATTGGAGCATCAGAATCGTCGACTTTTGTTACGAGTTCAGGAGTTGGAACTACAAGCGAAAGCTCACGGGTTACCGGTTTCCGATTTTAATTGGGCTTCCAGCTCGGCCAATATGCAGCTTCTTCCCAGGAACAAGTTCGAGCAACGCAAGGTATCCTTTTCTATCGTTTGCT from Osmia lignaria lignaria isolate PbOS001 chromosome 15, iyOsmLign1, whole genome shotgun sequence includes the following:
- the Mitf gene encoding transcription factor Mitf isoform X2 gives rise to the protein MDESGIDMGFDLAALTADLEHREASLRDYRCFNKANGVPAIGQSDNVNEIETENENGNGNGTGTGTGTETDQHDWEQALSFLSSPLQDIMYYELKSRTPNTASPPTFKTATPTSRTQLKLQLMREQLQEQERREAEFRQSLQQQRPAAAPPRPVPTASLSTIGVDVPPQVLQVRTLLENPTRYHVVQKQKNQVRQYLHESFRGGSEDIENENENENENENENVFRGNSVQVTPPSVPMVVQSAPPGPTVHHPKPQHPHLASYPHAPTATILSHGNPVAASPDPTTGAMSPGLSSVATSNSEAEDLLDDILSFEAGSLGDNLKDSQTGSLSNIPELQIKPEPLLLTEAEIHALAKDRQKKDNHNMIERRRRFNINDRIKELGTLLPKTNDPYYEIVRDVRPNKGTILKSSVEYIKLLKNELTRMKQNELRHKQLEHQNRRLLLRVQELELQAKAHGLPVSDFNWASSSANMQLLPRNKFEQRKMPELVAEEGASLSMSQLEDLMEDDATGPIHSRDPMLSSPHLPPLSPAPTGCQHGLPDEDTLGSLASTTPNSSSDMDIVA
- the Mitf gene encoding transcription factor Mitf isoform X3, which gives rise to MPLPTTQLSSSFGSLPLSRLYGQAKNLLSYACPARTKIGWSTDSGSGSGSGSGSGCGGGGIAGAASTTVPDRREEEKEKEKEQREQRVRVHIGIDDDLRTILEMDPSIVDGMAAMAPLPLSNGSRSNDHVAFARPLRPIRPQGCPPTFKTATPTSRTQLKLQLMREQLQEQERREAEFRQSLQQQRPAAAPPRPVPTASLSTIGVDVPPQVLQVRTLLENPTRYHVVQKQKNQVRQYLHESFRGGSEDIENENENENENENENVFRGNSVQVTPPSVPMVVQSAPPGPTVHHPKPQHPHLASYPHAPTATILSHGNPVAASPDPTTGAMSPGLSSVATSNSEAEDLLDDILSFEAGSLGDNLKDSQTGSLSNIPELQIKPEPLLLTEAEIHALAKDRQKKDNHNMIERRRRFNINDRIKELGTLLPKTNDPYYEIVRDVRPNKGTILKSSVEYIKLLKNELTRMKQNELRHKQLEHQNRRLLLRVQELELQAKAHGLPVSDFNWASSSANMQLLPRNKFEQRKMEQESEKDEFDLGME
- the Mitf gene encoding transcription factor Mitf isoform X4 yields the protein MPLPTTQLSSSFGSLPLSRLYGQAKNLLSYACPARTKIGWSTDSGSGSGSGSGSGCGGGGIAGAASTTVPDRREEEKEKEKEQREQRVRVHIGIDDDLRTILEMDPSIVDGMAAMAPLPLSNGSRSNDHVAFARPLRPIRPQGCPPTFKTATPTSRTQLKLQLMREQLQEQERREAEFRQSLQQQRPAAAPPRPVPTASLSTIGVDVPPQVLQVRTLLENPTRYHVVQKQKNQVRQYLHESFRGGSEDIENENENENENENENVFRGNSVQVTPPSVPMVVQSAPPGPTVHHPKPQHPHLASYPHAPTATILSHGNPVAASPDPTTGAMSPGLSSVATSNSEAEDLLDDILSFEAGSLGDNLKDSQTGSLSNIPELQIKPEPLLLTEAEIHALAKDRQKKDNHNMIERRRRFNINDRIKELGTLLPKTNDPYYEIVRDVRPNKGTILKSSVEYIKLLKNELTRMKQNELRHKQLEHQNRRLLLRVQELELQAKAHGLPVSDFNWASSSANMQLLPRNKFEQRK
- the Mitf gene encoding transcription factor Mitf isoform X1 → MPLPTTQLSSSFGSLPLSRLYGQAKNLLSYACPARTKIGWSTDSGSGSGSGSGSGCGGGGIAGAASTTVPDRREEEKEKEKEQREQRVRVHIGIDDDLRTILEMDPSIVDGMAAMAPLPLSNGSRSNDHVAFARPLRPIRPQGCPPTFKTATPTSRTQLKLQLMREQLQEQERREAEFRQSLQQQRPAAAPPRPVPTASLSTIGVDVPPQVLQVRTLLENPTRYHVVQKQKNQVRQYLHESFRGGSEDIENENENENENENENVFRGNSVQVTPPSVPMVVQSAPPGPTVHHPKPQHPHLASYPHAPTATILSHGNPVAASPDPTTGAMSPGLSSVATSNSEAEDLLDDILSFEAGSLGDNLKDSQTGSLSNIPELQIKPEPLLLTEAEIHALAKDRQKKDNHNMIERRRRFNINDRIKELGTLLPKTNDPYYEIVRDVRPNKGTILKSSVEYIKLLKNELTRMKQNELRHKQLEHQNRRLLLRVQELELQAKAHGLPVSDFNWASSSANMQLLPRNKFEQRKMPELVAEEGASLSMSQLEDLMEDDATGPIHSRDPMLSSPHLPPLSPAPTGCQHGLPDEDTLGSLASTTPNSSSDMDIVA
- the Mitf gene encoding transcription factor Mitf isoform X5, whose amino-acid sequence is MDEAEHRRNKRKKEVRNPPTFKTATPTSRTQLKLQLMREQLQEQERREAEFRQSLQQQRPAAAPPRPVPTASLSTIGVDVPPQVLQVRTLLENPTRYHVVQKQKNQVRQYLHESFRGGSEDIENENENENENENENVFRGNSVQVTPPSVPMVVQSAPPGPTVHHPKPQHPHLASYPHAPTATILSHGNPVAASPDPTTGAMSPGLSSVATSNSEAEDLLDDILSFEAGSLGDNLKDSQTGSLSNIPELQIKPEPLLLTEAEIHALAKDRQKKDNHNMIERRRRFNINDRIKELGTLLPKTNDPYYEIVRDVRPNKGTILKSSVEYIKLLKNELTRMKQNELRHKQLEHQNRRLLLRVQELELQAKAHGLPVSDFNWASSSANMQLLPRNKFEQRKMPELVAEEGASLSMSQLEDLMEDDATGPIHSRDPMLSSPHLPPLSPAPTGCQHGLPDEDTLGSLASTTPNSSSDMDIVA